The following DNA comes from Xiphias gladius isolate SHS-SW01 ecotype Sanya breed wild chromosome 10, ASM1685928v1, whole genome shotgun sequence.
TTGTGCGTGTTTTCTCCTAGGCCCACTGCCCAATCTATCTTGTGAATGTGTCCAGCATGTCTGCAGGAGATGTAGTGGCTACAGCCAAGATGCAAGGTGAGGcctattttcttttacatttggTGTTACCACCTTAGGTGTAAGTAATGTACATAAGAATTTTATGTACATCTACACTCTACTAAATTTAGAAAATTACAGCTTCAAAGAAATGACAGGACATTTACTTTTAAGTTCACTTAGTTACTGGCATAATACccaaaaaattttaaagcaaaagtgcTTGCttaatcttttaaatttcttcctTGCTTAATTTTCTGCACCTTTTCTTGCAACCCTTTTCTATGCAACACTATTTGATCCATTGTGTGTCCATATTATATTGCCTGACCACAGGTAAGGTGGTCCACGGGGAAACAACCACGGCCCACACTGTGCTGAATGGTATGCAGTACTATCATCAGGACTGGGCCCATGCTGCTGCCCATGTTACTGTGCCTCCTCTCCGCCTGGATCCGAGTACTCCAAATTTTCTCATGAGCCTGCTGGGAAAGTGTGTAGAAGTCTATAAAATCTCACATTAAATGCAATAtaatgtgagtgtttgtttttttcccactgctTTGAAATCTAAATGTCACCTTCCCTTTTACTCTGTCTCGCCTCCAGTGACACTCTAAATGTTTTGGGGTCTGATCACCGTCCATTCACCATCAAACAGAAAGCCATGGGCAAGGATGATTTCACAAAGATCCCCCATGGGCTCCCTGGCATTCAGGACCGCATGAGCGTCATCTGGGAGAAAGGAGTGGTATGTGTAGCTCTTTTGTTCCTGTTGGGCTGCCAAAGAACTTCCACGAATAGGACATCTGTTTTGGTTTGGAGGGTATcgatttgaatttaaaaaaatatataaacagacagtacaaaaaaaaaaaaaaaaaaacatctgctcTTACTTTTAGTGCATCAGTTGATTCAGTCAGGTTTTGTGTATGAATTTATCCCCAAGattacaaacatattttaatttatgtgtttgttgtaATTCACAGATTGGAGGTAAAATGGATGAGAATCGCTTTGTTGCAGTCACAAGCTCGAATGCAGCCAAGATTTACAACCTCTACCCCAGGAAAGGCAGGATCATCCCAGGAGCAGATGCTGATGTGGTGGTCTGGGACCCCGAGGGATCCAAGTATGAAACTAGATCCATCCATTCATCGACCAGCTTGTCTCAGTGCAGCTCTCATCCCATATCTCAGAGGCTGATTAGGTTTTTGTCTAGCCAAACTGagtcatctttttcttttatctctgtttgCAGGACGATTTCTGTGGACAACCAGGTCCAGGGAGGAGATATAAACCTTTATGAAGGCCTTCGTTGTCATGGCGTACCCCTGGTCACCATCAGCCGTGGGCGTCTGGTCTATGAAAATGGCATTTTCACATGTGCTGAAGGCTCTGGAAAGTTTTGCCCCCTGAGAACCTTCCCAGATTATCTTTACAAGAAGATGGTTCAGAGGGAAAAGGTATCAGACAGAACTGAATTTGTGAAAACCACAGTGGAATCGACAAGAAGTATCGACGTAGAGAGGCTTACCATTAGTTAGACAAATCGATCGTGTGTTTACAGAAGCCATTTATTGAACATAAATGATAAAAGACTGAATTTGAGACAGTTGCTCAGGTTAAATTTATGAAAAGTCTTTCATTAATTTTCCATGCAAACTATACCAAAttggatatactgtacagtttaaCACGAAATTATATTATTTGTGGGCCGGCTATAAACAAGAAACACTACACTTTATTGCTATACTAGTAGAAacactactgctgctactattaCTAATATCACTAGTGCTGCAATCTCTACTCTACTTGTTCAACTGCATGTACTCCATCTACTACTAGTACTTCTATTTTTACTGGTGCCAAGGATACTATTATTGCTTTTATTACTACCACATCTACCGCTTCTACTACTACCTTTACTGTAATTGCTACTACTCCTGCTATTATGGTATCAAGTAGTGAATTACTACCTCAATTTCAGTTGTTAATATAGATGCTACTATATCAGTAACCACTTCAAGTATTTGCATAGTAATGGTACTTCATGGTCAAAAGTAACTAATTATAAATCATTCTAGTCATAGTATTTGAGTGgcttttttaagtgtttgtagttttttccTAAACTCAGTAACTTATCTTATATTAAGATTATGAAGATGTACTTAACTATTTCTAGAAATACAAAGAACTGCAAAGTGGCATACAGTGATGATGTTATGACAAAATGAGGAGGCACAACCATTTAAAATGTCCTTTGAACCTCCTTTTTATTACACCTTGACCTATGAGAAAGCTTTTGTAATAGAGAAAAGATAGTCATCACTTTTCAAAGCATCACTGAACTGGAAGGAATTGTTAGTACGACATACATTTTGTGATATTGAAGCATCTAGTGTCTAGTCTCTCAATTCTACTAGATtaatattcaagtaaaaaaaaacatcagttctACCTGAGAAAGGCAACGTAGTCCTCACCCCTGCTGTTAATAATACGATTACGAAAGCTGTTCACTACTACTTTACACCTATctcacaacacattttttccaagACAGTTTTCCAGTGACATTTACTAGTTCAAAGTCTTTAGTTTTAACAAGTTAATTGATCTGATTGTTCATGTGTGTCTGCGTATGCGTGATGTTGCCTACCAGTGTCAGGCGGTGAAAGCTGTGGAGCGGGAGCCGTACACAGGTGAAGTTGTTGCAGTGGTCAACTCAGGAAAGAGGGATTTCGGGGCTTCAGATCTGGACACTCCAACACGCCCCTGCACCAGGCACGGGGGCATGAGGGACCTCCACGAATCCAGCTTCAGCCTGTCTGGTGAGGACCAACAGATTAATATAAAGAATAGATATATGAGGAAATTTGTTCTTCATTTAATCACGTGTGTGTAAGAGAAAGTATTTTTTCAGACTGTGTCCATttataaaaagggaaaacactTGTAGCTGGTGTATTTGTGGTACAACTTTCTGCATTTTGGCACTGCTATTCTGGCCTTTAAAAAATCCAAAGTTTGGCCTGATGAGGGTGCTGTACTTAAAGTAACTTGGACAGTTactttgacagtgacagtgcATCTTGTTAGCCACATACGGTCCATTGTTGGCCCAGTAGTTGTTCGGTTCAAACCTGTTTACACAGTATTTTTAGCTTTCATTATGAtagatttgtaattttattacaAATTGCTTTGCCAAACCAAGGTATGAGAAAGCTTACACCATCCTCTTcttcagttatatttttcacatttatacatattCAGACGTAGGAGCTACCTAGTAAACCTCGTAAATATTTTGAGGTTACTTTTAAATTAGAGAGATTTGACAGTACACAGCAGACAGAACATGAggggagagatggggaatgacGTGCAACAATGGTCATTGGCCAAACTCAGACCAGGTTTGTACCCGTTCATGGTTGGTGCCTTAAACCCTAGACCACTGGGGCACACCCCCCAGTGTACGTTTAGGTCAATGAAGAATAGTTAGAGATTTCTTTGgtattaaatgtacagtatcttgGTGCCTGGAGATTCATTTTGCCTAGAAAGATAAcatagtttttctctgtttgagaGATAAATATTATTCAGACACCAGAATCAGATTTTATGCCAAAGTCATACATTTATACTTAAGACCTAATAACTTGGCAGTAACAATAAATGGCTTGAACAGCACTTTAAATGGAATGAGAAGAATTGCTTTGATCTTTTGAAGCATGTTGCAATCCTTAAATCTGACTGGAACTGCTTTGGACTAATTATAAGCTGTTTACAAAACCCCCCTACAAGACCACAAGAAAATATGACTGAGCTGTTCATAAACACTATTAGGAAAAACTAATTTCTTGTGTTTCACTGCTAAACATGCCGTGCCCCGCCATTTCAGGTGCCCAGATCGATGACAACATTCCAAAGAGATCCTCGGCCAGGATCCTCGCTCCTCCTGGAGGGAGATCCAGCGGGATCTGGTAACTAGTCAAGCGGCCGTTACATGACGTGGAAGAACGATACCCGAGAAAAACACAAGGCCGAGCACGATgacttgtttttctcactggaAGCTTAGAATATGTGTGGAGTAACGgagtcatgttttcattttgaactcAGCACAGTTATTTAGGactgcaaaacattaaaatgtatgacATCGCCATAATAATATTGGAATATGGATCAAGGTGAACCTTTGTTAAGTGATTATAGTTAGCAAATTTCAgtcaaatgtaaacaaaaaataagcagcaaataaaaaataagttgCCAATGAATAACTTTGGCTATTGGATCATGTTTGGAGAATATCTTACTAATAGTTTTAGGAATATGAAGGTGAGTCATGGTTTTTATGATGCGATTGTGTTACCTCACTGTAAAATACGATTTTGCACTTGTATCATGTACTATTTAGATGCCTTTTTACATGATTTAATGTCACACATGTCACAAATGTCTTTTATCTGCGAGTCATTgtgaatgaaatgtaataaattattaCAAGGGTGTCGGCATGACATTAGTATGtcagtcagtaaaaaaaaaaaaaaaaagttgcaattGACCAATTGATGAAAAACTACATAATGCAAGCTaaccttttaaatgtttaagtggtttttttatttatttatttttttatattttattatttgagcTATTTCCCTTTGATGCTACTGTGTTAGAAttgtttcctaaaaaaaaagaatggaggTCTTTGTTCAGTAGTTCTTCATTGTCAGATTAGCATTTCAGATCTTGTTTACAGCCTTATAGCAGAATAGACTTCTGTTCCACCCCTACCAAATGTGAATGAACCTATGCTGTGTGTACTGTGCATGGTAGCATAGTTAGAACTACTGTAGTAAGCACTAATATTACAGAATTTTTGTGATAGTATTCAATTTCCACAGAGAGCAAAAAGTTTCACCCAAActgcctttttctcacctgAGAACACCGACACCCTCAAACACACCTTCCCATACTGCCGCTACAGGTCATGACCTCTGACATGTTGACTGCtgtaatgtctttttctcttttgatttgTTCTGGTCCGAATCTGCAGCGTTTAAAAACATTCCTCTGACTGACACTTCCGATGTAACATACCACTGTGAAGCATAGCGAAGGCGAAGTGATCCTCTTTAGCATTCACGTTGAAGTAAACAGCAGAGGTGTTAGTCGATGAAGGTTATTTCTTCAGGGGATCAAATGCCCTCACATGCCAGTGAAAGCTCAGCATCATAACTGGAAGGCATGCTTATTTAGCAACTACAGAAAAGCACTGATACTTTTTCAAGTTCTcaactactgtattttttatggtttgtttttagTTGCAGAATGTTTCTTGTGAATAATTGTCTTAGTAACtgattttgttgtattttgtcaAAACGGCAGTGTAAGCAGGGATGCACACAAGATTTAGCTCATGTTTAGACATAGTTATGTTCAGAAGATCTTCATGCTACATTAAACGTCCCAAGACATTGTTTTTTGGACAGATTTCACTTTTAAACTTTAGAAGCTCCAGCGAATCTTGTTGTGTCTTCCCCCTCCCAAATGTACACTGGTGCTGAAGAATGTGGTGTCACATTGaattccttttctgtctttaatttttcttgCAGCTCTTTATCACATGATTTGAGTGCAAATAAACCACAATGAAATCCTCAGCTGAGtcttacatttactcaagtactgtacttcagtGCCGTTTGAAGTACTTTGGCTTTATTTGAGTACTTCCAATTTGTGCTACTTTATACATATACTGAATGTgcattcagagggaaatattgtactttttatttcattacttttatttgacagcagTAGTTACTAGCTAtttttaaaccagtggtttcaaACCTTTTTGGGTTGTGACCccttaccaaaaaaaacagaaaactagatggtttaatttgaaataaCTATTTGAGTGCCAAAGAGGTACAACTCTCCaatatttcaaatacaaaa
Coding sequences within:
- the dpysl5a gene encoding dihydropyrimidinase-related protein 5a, whose amino-acid sequence is MSSSSAMVRILIKGGKVVNDDCTQEADVYIENGIIQQVGKELMIPGGAKVIDASGKLVLPGGIDTSVHLEESFMNATTADDYYSGTKAALAGGTTMVIGHVLPEKNESLLEAYEKCRSSADSKTCCDYALHVGLTWWGSKVRAEMEKLVREKGVNSFQMFMAYKDTFMLRDSELFQALQHCKDIGAIARVHAENGELVAEGAKEALDLGISGPEGIEISRPEELEAEATHRAITIANRAHCPIYLVNVSSMSAGDVVATAKMQGKVVHGETTTAHTVLNGMQYYHQDWAHAAAHVTVPPLRLDPSTPNFLMSLLGNDTLNVLGSDHRPFTIKQKAMGKDDFTKIPHGLPGIQDRMSVIWEKGVIGGKMDENRFVAVTSSNAAKIYNLYPRKGRIIPGADADVVVWDPEGSKTISVDNQVQGGDINLYEGLRCHGVPLVTISRGRLVYENGIFTCAEGSGKFCPLRTFPDYLYKKMVQREKCQAVKAVEREPYTGEVVAVVNSGKRDFGASDLDTPTRPCTRHGGMRDLHESSFSLSGAQIDDNIPKRSSARILAPPGGRSSGIW